From Myotis daubentonii chromosome 15, mMyoDau2.1, whole genome shotgun sequence, one genomic window encodes:
- the SNRPA gene encoding U1 small nuclear ribonucleoprotein A isoform X1 — translation MAVPETRPNHTIYINNLNEKIKKDELKKSLYAIFSQFGQILDILVSRSLKMRGQAFVIFKEVSSATNALRSMQGFPFYDKPMRIQYAKTDSDIIAKMKGTFVERDRKREKRKPKSQETPAAKKAVQGGAAAPVVGAVPGPVPGMPPMTQAPRIMHHMPGQPPYMPPPGMIPPPGLAPGQIPPGAMPPQQLMPGQMPPAQPLSENPPNHILFLTNLPEETNELMLSMLFNQFPGFKEVRLVPGRHDIAFVEFDNEVQAGAARDALQGFKITQNNAMKISFAKK, via the exons ATGGCAGTTCCCGAGACCCGACCCAACCATACTATTTATATAAACAACCTCAATGAGAAGATCAAGAAGGATG AGCTGAAGAAGTCCCTGTATGCTATCTTCTCCCAGTTTGGCCAGATCCTGGATATCCTGGTGTCACGGAGCCTGAAGATGAGGGGCCAAGCCTTTGTCATCTTTAAGGAGGTCAGCAGCGCCACCAACGCCCTGCGTTCCATGCAGGGTTTCCCCTTCTACGACAAGCCCATG CGTATCCAGTATGCCAAGACCGACTCGGATATCATTGCCAAGATGAAGGGCACATTCGTGGAGCGTGACCGTAAGCGGGAGAAGAGGAAGCCCAAGAGCCAGGAGACACCAGCTGCAAAGAAGGCCGTGCAGGGCGGGGCAGCCGCCCCTGTAGTGGGGGCTGTCCCAGGACCTGTCCCG GGCATGCCGCCGATGACTCAGGCACCCCGCATCATGCACCACATGCCAGGCCAGCCTCCGTACATGCCGCCCCCTGGCATGATCCCACCTCCAGGCCTCGCACCTGGCCAGATACCACCGGGGGCCATGCCCCCACAGCAGCTTATGCCAGGGCAGATGCCACCAGCTCAGCCT CTTTCAGAAAACCCACCAAATCACATCTTGTTCCTCACCAACCTGCCAGAGGAGACCAATGAGCTCATGCTGTCCATGCTTTTCAACCA GTTCCCTGGCTTCAAGGAGGTTCGGCTGGTCCCAGGGCGGCACGACATCGCCTTTGTGGAGTTTGACAATGAGGTTCAGGCAGGGGCTGCTCGTGATGCCCTGCAGGGCTTTAAGATCACCCAGAACAACGCCATGAAGATCTCCTTTGCCAAGAAGTAG
- the MIA gene encoding melanoma-derived growth regulatory protein isoform X2 → MTWSRVFLGVILLSAFPGSTVGGRPMPKLADWKLCADEECSHPISMAVALQDYVAPDCRFLTIHRGQIVYVFSKLKGRGRLFWGGSVQGDYYGDLAARLGFFPSSIVREDQTLKPGKIDVKTDKWDFYCQ, encoded by the exons ATGACTTGGTCCAGGGTGTTCCTCGGTGTCATCTTGCTGTCTGCCTTCCCAGGATCTACTGTTGGGGGCCGCCCCATGCCCAAGCTGGCTGACTGGAAGCTGTGTGCTGATGAGGAATGCAGCC ACCCCATCTCCATGGCTGTGGCTCTTCAGGACTACGTAGCCCCCGACTGCCGTTTCCTGACCATACACAGGGGCCAAATTGTGTATGTCTTCTCTAAGCTGAAGGGCCGTGGTCGGCTCTTCTGGGGAGGCAGT GTTCAGGGAGATTACTATGGAGACCTGGCTGCTCGCCTGGGCTTTTTCCCCAGTAGCATTGTACGGGAGGACCAGACCCTGAAACCTGGCAAAATCGATGTGAAGACAGAT aAATGGGATTTCTACTGCCAGTGA
- the RAB4B gene encoding ras-related protein Rab-4B, which produces MAETYDFLFKFLVIGSAGTGKSCLLHQFIENKFKQDSNHTIGVEFGSRVVNVGGKTVKLQIWDTAGQERFRSVTRSYYRGAAGALLVYDITSRETYNSLAAWLTDARTLASPNIVVILCGNKKDLDLEREVTFLEASRFAQENELMFLETSALTGENVEEAFLKCARTILNKIDSGELDPERMGSGIQYGDASLRQLRQPRSAQAVAPQPCGC; this is translated from the exons ATGGCCGAGACCTACG ACTTTCTCTTCAAGTTCCTGGTGATTGGCAGTGCAGGAACTGGCAAATCATGTCTTCTTCATCAGTTCATTGAGAATAAAT TTAAACAGGACTCCAACCACACGATCGGAGTGGAATTCGGATCCCGGGTAGTTAACGTGGGTGGGAAGACTGTGAAACTGCAGATTTGGGACACAGCTGGCCAGGAGCGGTTTCG gtctGTGACACGGAGTTATTACCGAGGGGCAGCTGGAGCCCTGCTGGTGTACGACATCACCAG CCGGGAGACTTACAACTCGCTGGCTGCTTGGCTGACAGACGCCCGCACGCTGGCTAGCCCCAACATCGTGGTCATCCTCTGCGGCAACAAGAAGGACCTGGACCTGGAGCGTGAGGTTACTTTCCTGGAGGCCTCCCGCTTTGCCCAGGAGAACG aaCTAATGTTCCTGGAAACCAGTGCTCTCACAGGGGAGAACGTGGAGGAGGCTTTCCTGAAGTGTGCCCGCACCATCCTGAACAAGATCGACTCAG GTGAGCTCGACCCGGAGAGGATGGGCTCAGGCATTCAGTACGGTGATGCTTCCCTTCGCCAGCTGCGGCAGCCTCGGAGTGCCCAGGCCGTGGCCCCACAGCCCTGTGGCTGCTGA
- the SNRPA gene encoding U1 small nuclear ribonucleoprotein A isoform X2 codes for MRGQAFVIFKEVSSATNALRSMQGFPFYDKPMRIQYAKTDSDIIAKMKGTFVERDRKREKRKPKSQETPAAKKAVQGGAAAPVVGAVPGPVPGMPPMTQAPRIMHHMPGQPPYMPPPGMIPPPGLAPGQIPPGAMPPQQLMPGQMPPAQPLSENPPNHILFLTNLPEETNELMLSMLFNQFPGFKEVRLVPGRHDIAFVEFDNEVQAGAARDALQGFKITQNNAMKISFAKK; via the exons ATGAGGGGCCAAGCCTTTGTCATCTTTAAGGAGGTCAGCAGCGCCACCAACGCCCTGCGTTCCATGCAGGGTTTCCCCTTCTACGACAAGCCCATG CGTATCCAGTATGCCAAGACCGACTCGGATATCATTGCCAAGATGAAGGGCACATTCGTGGAGCGTGACCGTAAGCGGGAGAAGAGGAAGCCCAAGAGCCAGGAGACACCAGCTGCAAAGAAGGCCGTGCAGGGCGGGGCAGCCGCCCCTGTAGTGGGGGCTGTCCCAGGACCTGTCCCG GGCATGCCGCCGATGACTCAGGCACCCCGCATCATGCACCACATGCCAGGCCAGCCTCCGTACATGCCGCCCCCTGGCATGATCCCACCTCCAGGCCTCGCACCTGGCCAGATACCACCGGGGGCCATGCCCCCACAGCAGCTTATGCCAGGGCAGATGCCACCAGCTCAGCCT CTTTCAGAAAACCCACCAAATCACATCTTGTTCCTCACCAACCTGCCAGAGGAGACCAATGAGCTCATGCTGTCCATGCTTTTCAACCA GTTCCCTGGCTTCAAGGAGGTTCGGCTGGTCCCAGGGCGGCACGACATCGCCTTTGTGGAGTTTGACAATGAGGTTCAGGCAGGGGCTGCTCGTGATGCCCTGCAGGGCTTTAAGATCACCCAGAACAACGCCATGAAGATCTCCTTTGCCAAGAAGTAG
- the MIA gene encoding melanoma-derived growth regulatory protein isoform X1, producing the protein MTWSRVFLGVILLSAFPGSTVGGRPMPKLADWKLCADEECSHPISMAVALQDYVAPDCRFLTIHRGQIVYVFSKLKGRGRLFWGGSVQGDYYGDLAARLGFFPSSIVREDQTLKPGKIDVKTDVSVLGAGRYLEGGSLGFDNGQKGFYLWLPGSLAKFSASIFSSVK; encoded by the exons ATGACTTGGTCCAGGGTGTTCCTCGGTGTCATCTTGCTGTCTGCCTTCCCAGGATCTACTGTTGGGGGCCGCCCCATGCCCAAGCTGGCTGACTGGAAGCTGTGTGCTGATGAGGAATGCAGCC ACCCCATCTCCATGGCTGTGGCTCTTCAGGACTACGTAGCCCCCGACTGCCGTTTCCTGACCATACACAGGGGCCAAATTGTGTATGTCTTCTCTAAGCTGAAGGGCCGTGGTCGGCTCTTCTGGGGAGGCAGT GTTCAGGGAGATTACTATGGAGACCTGGCTGCTCGCCTGGGCTTTTTCCCCAGTAGCATTGTACGGGAGGACCAGACCCTGAAACCTGGCAAAATCGATGTGAAGACAGATGTGAGTGTGTTGGGGGCTGGCAGGTATCTAGAGGGAGGATCCTTGGGTTTTGATAATGGGCAAAAAGGCTTCTACCTTTGGCTGCCTGGAAGCCTAGCTAAGTTTtctgcctcaattttctcatctgtaaaatag